In a genomic window of Balaenoptera ricei isolate mBalRic1 chromosome 3, mBalRic1.hap2, whole genome shotgun sequence:
- the NCLN gene encoding BOS complex subunit NCLN isoform X3 — translation MLEEAGEVLENMLKASCLPLGFIVFLPAVLLLVAPPLPAADAAHEFTVYRMQQYDLQGQPYGTRNAVLNTEARTIDADVLSRRCVLMRLLDFSYERYQRALRQSAGAVVIILPRAMAAVPQDVIRQFMEIEPEMLAMETIVPVYFAVEDDALLSIYEQTQAASASQGSASAAEVLLHTATANGFQMVTSGVQSKAVSDWLITSVEGRLTGLGGEDLPTIVIVAHYDAFGVAPWLSHGADSNGSGISVLLELTRLFSRLYTYKRTHAAYNLLFFASGGGKFNYQGTKRWLEDNLDHTDSSLLQDNVAFVLCLDTLGRGDSLHLHVSKPPREGTLQHSFLRELETVAAHQFPEVRFSMVHKKINLAEDILAWEHERFAIRRLPAFTLSHLESHRDGQRSSIMDVRSRVDSKTLTRNTRLIAEALTRVIYNLTEKGTPPDMPVFTEQMIQQEQLDSVMDWLTTQPRAAQLVGKDGPLLSTLEHYLSHYLKEVRPHHVKADKRDPEFVFYDQLKQVMNAYRVKPAIFDLLLAVCIGAYLGMAYTAVQLPRRSAGLGPGRGLGNRSVDEPPPWSRPRGPRGA, via the exons ATGCTGGAGGAAGCAGGAGAGGTGCTGGAGAACATGCTGAAGGCGTCGTGCCTGCCGCTCGGCTTCATCGTCTTCCTGCCCGCCGTGCTGCTGCTCGTGGCGCCGCCGCTGCCCGCCGCCGACGCGGCTCACGAGTTCACCGTGTATCGCATGCAGCAGTACGACCTGCAGGGACAGCCCTACG GCACGCGGAACGCGGTGCTGAACACGGAGGCGCGCACCATTGACGCGGACGTGCTGAGCCGGCGCTGCGTGCTCATGCGGCTGCTGGACTTCTCGTACGAGCGCTACCAGCGCGCCCTACGCCAGTCGGCCGGTGCCGTGGTCATCATCCTGCCGCGGGCCATGGCCGCGGTGCCGCAGGACGTCATCCGG CAATTCATGGAGATCGAGCCCGAGATGCTGGCCATGGAGACCATCGTGCCTGTGTACTTCGCCGTGGAGGACGACGCCCTGCTGTCCATCTACGAGCAGACGCAGGCTGCGTCCGCCTCCCAGGGCTCCGCCTCTGCCGCCGAAG TGCTGCTCCACACCGCCACTGCCAACGGCTTCCAGATGGTCACCAGCGGGGTCCAGAGCAAGGCCGTGAGCGACTGGCTCATCACCAGCGTGGAG GGGCGGCTGACCGGGCTGGGCGGAGAGGACCTGCCCACCATCGTCATCGTGGCCCACTACGACGCCTTCGGGGTGGCCCCG TGGCTGTCGCACGGCGCGGACTCCAATGGGAGTGGCATCTCCGTGCTGCTGGAGCTCACCCGTCTCTTCTCCAGGCTCTATACCTACAAGCGCACCCACGCCGC GTACAACCTCCTGTTCTTTGCTTCTGGAGGAGGAAAGTTCAACTACCAGGGCACTAAGCGCTGGTTAGAAGACAATCTGGACCACACAG ATTCCAGCCTGCTCCAGGACAACGTGGCCTTCGTCCTCTGCCTGGACACCCTGGGCCGGGGGGACAGCCTGCACCTGCACGTGTCCAAGCCGCCCAGGGAGGGGACGCTACAGCACTCCTTCCTGCGGGAGCTCGAGACG GTGGCCGCCCACCAGTTCCCCGAGGTGCGGTTCTCCATGGTGCACAAGAAGATCAACCTGGCGGAGGACAtcctggcctgggagcatgagcGCTTCGCCATCCGCCGGCTGCCTGCCTTCACCCTGTCGCATCTGGAGAGCCACCGCGATGGCCAGCGCAGCAGCATCATGGACGTGCG GTCCCGGGTTGACTCTAAAACCCTGACCCGAAACACGAGGCTCATCGCCGAGGCCCTGACCCGTGTCATCTACAACCTGACGGAGAAG GGGACGCCCCCGGACATGCCAGTCTTCACGGAGCAGATG ATCCAACAGGAGCAGCTGGACTCGGTGATGGACTGGCTGACCACCCAGCCGCGGGCCGCGCAGCTGGTGGGCAAGGACGGCCCGCTCCTCAGCACGCTGGAGCACTACCTCAGCCACTACCTGAAGGAGGTCAGGCCGCACCACGTCAAGGCCGACAAGCG GGACCCTGAGTTTGTCTTCTACGACCAGCTGAAGCAGGTGATGAACGCCTACAG ggtcaaGCCGGCCATCTTCGACCTGCTTCTGGCCGTCTGCATCGGCGCCTACCTGGGGATGGCCTACACGGCGGTCCAG CTCCCTCGGAGGAGCGCTGGTCTGGGGCCTGGCCGCGGACTCGGGAACAGAAGTGTGGATGAGCCCCCGCCCTGGAGTCGGCCCCGTGGCCCTCGGGGCGCGTAA
- the NCLN gene encoding BOS complex subunit NCLN isoform X4, giving the protein MLEEAGEVLENMLKASCLPLGFIVFLPAVLLLVAPPLPAADAAHEFTVYRMQQYDLQGQPYGTRNAVLNTEARTIDADVLSRRCVLMRLLDFSYERYQRALRQSAGAVVIILPRAMAAVPQDVIRQFMEIEPEMLAMETIVPVYFAVEDDALLSIYEQTQAASASQGSASAAEVLLHTATANGFQMVTSGVQSKAVSDWLITSVEGRLTGLGGEDLPTIVIVAHYDAFGVAPWLSHGADSNGSGISVLLELTRLFSRLYTYKRTHAAYNLLFFASGGGKFNYQGTKRWLEDNLDHTDSSLLQDNVAFVLCLDTLGRGDSLHLHVSKPPREGTLQHSFLRELETVAAHQFPEVRFSMVHKKINLAEDILAWEHERFAIRRLPAFTLSHLESHRDGQRSSIMDVRSRVDSKTLTRNTRLIAEALTRVIYNLTEKGTPPDMPVFTEQMQIQQEQLDSVMDWLTTQPRAAQLVGKDGPLLSTLEHYLSHYLKEVRPHHVKADKRDPEFVFYDQLKQVMNAYRVKPAIFDLLLAVCIGAYLGMAYTAVQHFDLLYKTVQRLLKAKTQ; this is encoded by the exons ATGCTGGAGGAAGCAGGAGAGGTGCTGGAGAACATGCTGAAGGCGTCGTGCCTGCCGCTCGGCTTCATCGTCTTCCTGCCCGCCGTGCTGCTGCTCGTGGCGCCGCCGCTGCCCGCCGCCGACGCGGCTCACGAGTTCACCGTGTATCGCATGCAGCAGTACGACCTGCAGGGACAGCCCTACG GCACGCGGAACGCGGTGCTGAACACGGAGGCGCGCACCATTGACGCGGACGTGCTGAGCCGGCGCTGCGTGCTCATGCGGCTGCTGGACTTCTCGTACGAGCGCTACCAGCGCGCCCTACGCCAGTCGGCCGGTGCCGTGGTCATCATCCTGCCGCGGGCCATGGCCGCGGTGCCGCAGGACGTCATCCGG CAATTCATGGAGATCGAGCCCGAGATGCTGGCCATGGAGACCATCGTGCCTGTGTACTTCGCCGTGGAGGACGACGCCCTGCTGTCCATCTACGAGCAGACGCAGGCTGCGTCCGCCTCCCAGGGCTCCGCCTCTGCCGCCGAAG TGCTGCTCCACACCGCCACTGCCAACGGCTTCCAGATGGTCACCAGCGGGGTCCAGAGCAAGGCCGTGAGCGACTGGCTCATCACCAGCGTGGAG GGGCGGCTGACCGGGCTGGGCGGAGAGGACCTGCCCACCATCGTCATCGTGGCCCACTACGACGCCTTCGGGGTGGCCCCG TGGCTGTCGCACGGCGCGGACTCCAATGGGAGTGGCATCTCCGTGCTGCTGGAGCTCACCCGTCTCTTCTCCAGGCTCTATACCTACAAGCGCACCCACGCCGC GTACAACCTCCTGTTCTTTGCTTCTGGAGGAGGAAAGTTCAACTACCAGGGCACTAAGCGCTGGTTAGAAGACAATCTGGACCACACAG ATTCCAGCCTGCTCCAGGACAACGTGGCCTTCGTCCTCTGCCTGGACACCCTGGGCCGGGGGGACAGCCTGCACCTGCACGTGTCCAAGCCGCCCAGGGAGGGGACGCTACAGCACTCCTTCCTGCGGGAGCTCGAGACG GTGGCCGCCCACCAGTTCCCCGAGGTGCGGTTCTCCATGGTGCACAAGAAGATCAACCTGGCGGAGGACAtcctggcctgggagcatgagcGCTTCGCCATCCGCCGGCTGCCTGCCTTCACCCTGTCGCATCTGGAGAGCCACCGCGATGGCCAGCGCAGCAGCATCATGGACGTGCG GTCCCGGGTTGACTCTAAAACCCTGACCCGAAACACGAGGCTCATCGCCGAGGCCCTGACCCGTGTCATCTACAACCTGACGGAGAAG GGGACGCCCCCGGACATGCCAGTCTTCACGGAGCAGATG CAGATCCAACAGGAGCAGCTGGACTCGGTGATGGACTGGCTGACCACCCAGCCGCGGGCCGCGCAGCTGGTGGGCAAGGACGGCCCGCTCCTCAGCACGCTGGAGCACTACCTCAGCCACTACCTGAAGGAGGTCAGGCCGCACCACGTCAAGGCCGACAAGCG GGACCCTGAGTTTGTCTTCTACGACCAGCTGAAGCAGGTGATGAACGCCTACAG ggtcaaGCCGGCCATCTTCGACCTGCTTCTGGCCGTCTGCATCGGCGCCTACCTGGGGATGGCCTACACGGCGGTCCAG CACTTCGACCTCCTGTACAAAACAGTTCAGAGACTGCTGAAGGCCAAGACGCAGTGA
- the NCLN gene encoding BOS complex subunit NCLN isoform X6, protein MLGLQCGERGTRNAVLNTEARTIDADVLSRRCVLMRLLDFSYERYQRALRQSAGAVVIILPRAMAAVPQDVIRQFMEIEPEMLAMETIVPVYFAVEDDALLSIYEQTQAASASQGSASAAEVLLHTATANGFQMVTSGVQSKAVSDWLITSVEGRLTGLGGEDLPTIVIVAHYDAFGVAPWLSHGADSNGSGISVLLELTRLFSRLYTYKRTHAAYNLLFFASGGGKFNYQGTKRWLEDNLDHTDSSLLQDNVAFVLCLDTLGRGDSLHLHVSKPPREGTLQHSFLRELETVAAHQFPEVRFSMVHKKINLAEDILAWEHERFAIRRLPAFTLSHLESHRDGQRSSIMDVRSRVDSKTLTRNTRLIAEALTRVIYNLTEKGTPPDMPVFTEQMQIQQEQLDSVMDWLTTQPRAAQLVGKDGPLLSTLEHYLSHYLKEVRPHHVKADKRDPEFVFYDQLKQVMNAYRVKPAIFDLLLAVCIGAYLGMAYTAVQVSRGLGEARPLRRPLGRPEGLPAGGVARPHWSPPAAPSTSTSCTKQFRDC, encoded by the exons ATGCTGGGTTTGCAGTGTGGTGAACGAG GCACGCGGAACGCGGTGCTGAACACGGAGGCGCGCACCATTGACGCGGACGTGCTGAGCCGGCGCTGCGTGCTCATGCGGCTGCTGGACTTCTCGTACGAGCGCTACCAGCGCGCCCTACGCCAGTCGGCCGGTGCCGTGGTCATCATCCTGCCGCGGGCCATGGCCGCGGTGCCGCAGGACGTCATCCGG CAATTCATGGAGATCGAGCCCGAGATGCTGGCCATGGAGACCATCGTGCCTGTGTACTTCGCCGTGGAGGACGACGCCCTGCTGTCCATCTACGAGCAGACGCAGGCTGCGTCCGCCTCCCAGGGCTCCGCCTCTGCCGCCGAAG TGCTGCTCCACACCGCCACTGCCAACGGCTTCCAGATGGTCACCAGCGGGGTCCAGAGCAAGGCCGTGAGCGACTGGCTCATCACCAGCGTGGAG GGGCGGCTGACCGGGCTGGGCGGAGAGGACCTGCCCACCATCGTCATCGTGGCCCACTACGACGCCTTCGGGGTGGCCCCG TGGCTGTCGCACGGCGCGGACTCCAATGGGAGTGGCATCTCCGTGCTGCTGGAGCTCACCCGTCTCTTCTCCAGGCTCTATACCTACAAGCGCACCCACGCCGC GTACAACCTCCTGTTCTTTGCTTCTGGAGGAGGAAAGTTCAACTACCAGGGCACTAAGCGCTGGTTAGAAGACAATCTGGACCACACAG ATTCCAGCCTGCTCCAGGACAACGTGGCCTTCGTCCTCTGCCTGGACACCCTGGGCCGGGGGGACAGCCTGCACCTGCACGTGTCCAAGCCGCCCAGGGAGGGGACGCTACAGCACTCCTTCCTGCGGGAGCTCGAGACG GTGGCCGCCCACCAGTTCCCCGAGGTGCGGTTCTCCATGGTGCACAAGAAGATCAACCTGGCGGAGGACAtcctggcctgggagcatgagcGCTTCGCCATCCGCCGGCTGCCTGCCTTCACCCTGTCGCATCTGGAGAGCCACCGCGATGGCCAGCGCAGCAGCATCATGGACGTGCG GTCCCGGGTTGACTCTAAAACCCTGACCCGAAACACGAGGCTCATCGCCGAGGCCCTGACCCGTGTCATCTACAACCTGACGGAGAAG GGGACGCCCCCGGACATGCCAGTCTTCACGGAGCAGATG CAGATCCAACAGGAGCAGCTGGACTCGGTGATGGACTGGCTGACCACCCAGCCGCGGGCCGCGCAGCTGGTGGGCAAGGACGGCCCGCTCCTCAGCACGCTGGAGCACTACCTCAGCCACTACCTGAAGGAGGTCAGGCCGCACCACGTCAAGGCCGACAAGCG GGACCCTGAGTTTGTCTTCTACGACCAGCTGAAGCAGGTGATGAACGCCTACAG ggtcaaGCCGGCCATCTTCGACCTGCTTCTGGCCGTCTGCATCGGCGCCTACCTGGGGATGGCCTACACGGCGGTCCAGGTGAGCAGGGGACTGGGGGAGGCGAGGCCTCTCAGGAGACCCCTTGGGCGGCCCGAGGGCCTTCCTGCTGGCGGGGTCGCCCGACCTCACTGGAGCCCTCCCGCTGCCCCCAGCACTTCGACCTCCTGTACAAAACAGTTCAGAGACTGCTGA
- the NCLN gene encoding BOS complex subunit NCLN isoform X5 — protein MLEEAGEVLENMLKASCLPLGFIVFLPAVLLLVAPPLPAADAAHEFTVYRMQQYDLQGQPYGTRNAVLNTEARTIDADVLSRRCVLMRLLDFSYERYQRALRQSAGAVVIILPRAMAAVPQDVIRQFMEIEPEMLAMETIVPVYFAVEDDALLSIYEQTQAASASQGSASAAEVLLHTATANGFQMVTSGVQSKAVSDWLITSVEGRLTGLGGEDLPTIVIVAHYDAFGVAPWLSHGADSNGSGISVLLELTRLFSRLYTYKRTHAAYNLLFFASGGGKFNYQGTKRWLEDNLDHTDSSLLQDNVAFVLCLDTLGRGDSLHLHVSKPPREGTLQHSFLRELETVAAHQFPEVRFSMVHKKINLAEDILAWEHERFAIRRLPAFTLSHLESHRDGQRSSIMDVRSRVDSKTLTRNTRLIAEALTRVIYNLTEKGTPPDMPVFTEQMIQQEQLDSVMDWLTTQPRAAQLVGKDGPLLSTLEHYLSHYLKEVRPHHVKADKRDPEFVFYDQLKQVMNAYRVKPAIFDLLLAVCIGAYLGMAYTAVQHFDLLYKTVQRLLKAKTQ, from the exons ATGCTGGAGGAAGCAGGAGAGGTGCTGGAGAACATGCTGAAGGCGTCGTGCCTGCCGCTCGGCTTCATCGTCTTCCTGCCCGCCGTGCTGCTGCTCGTGGCGCCGCCGCTGCCCGCCGCCGACGCGGCTCACGAGTTCACCGTGTATCGCATGCAGCAGTACGACCTGCAGGGACAGCCCTACG GCACGCGGAACGCGGTGCTGAACACGGAGGCGCGCACCATTGACGCGGACGTGCTGAGCCGGCGCTGCGTGCTCATGCGGCTGCTGGACTTCTCGTACGAGCGCTACCAGCGCGCCCTACGCCAGTCGGCCGGTGCCGTGGTCATCATCCTGCCGCGGGCCATGGCCGCGGTGCCGCAGGACGTCATCCGG CAATTCATGGAGATCGAGCCCGAGATGCTGGCCATGGAGACCATCGTGCCTGTGTACTTCGCCGTGGAGGACGACGCCCTGCTGTCCATCTACGAGCAGACGCAGGCTGCGTCCGCCTCCCAGGGCTCCGCCTCTGCCGCCGAAG TGCTGCTCCACACCGCCACTGCCAACGGCTTCCAGATGGTCACCAGCGGGGTCCAGAGCAAGGCCGTGAGCGACTGGCTCATCACCAGCGTGGAG GGGCGGCTGACCGGGCTGGGCGGAGAGGACCTGCCCACCATCGTCATCGTGGCCCACTACGACGCCTTCGGGGTGGCCCCG TGGCTGTCGCACGGCGCGGACTCCAATGGGAGTGGCATCTCCGTGCTGCTGGAGCTCACCCGTCTCTTCTCCAGGCTCTATACCTACAAGCGCACCCACGCCGC GTACAACCTCCTGTTCTTTGCTTCTGGAGGAGGAAAGTTCAACTACCAGGGCACTAAGCGCTGGTTAGAAGACAATCTGGACCACACAG ATTCCAGCCTGCTCCAGGACAACGTGGCCTTCGTCCTCTGCCTGGACACCCTGGGCCGGGGGGACAGCCTGCACCTGCACGTGTCCAAGCCGCCCAGGGAGGGGACGCTACAGCACTCCTTCCTGCGGGAGCTCGAGACG GTGGCCGCCCACCAGTTCCCCGAGGTGCGGTTCTCCATGGTGCACAAGAAGATCAACCTGGCGGAGGACAtcctggcctgggagcatgagcGCTTCGCCATCCGCCGGCTGCCTGCCTTCACCCTGTCGCATCTGGAGAGCCACCGCGATGGCCAGCGCAGCAGCATCATGGACGTGCG GTCCCGGGTTGACTCTAAAACCCTGACCCGAAACACGAGGCTCATCGCCGAGGCCCTGACCCGTGTCATCTACAACCTGACGGAGAAG GGGACGCCCCCGGACATGCCAGTCTTCACGGAGCAGATG ATCCAACAGGAGCAGCTGGACTCGGTGATGGACTGGCTGACCACCCAGCCGCGGGCCGCGCAGCTGGTGGGCAAGGACGGCCCGCTCCTCAGCACGCTGGAGCACTACCTCAGCCACTACCTGAAGGAGGTCAGGCCGCACCACGTCAAGGCCGACAAGCG GGACCCTGAGTTTGTCTTCTACGACCAGCTGAAGCAGGTGATGAACGCCTACAG ggtcaaGCCGGCCATCTTCGACCTGCTTCTGGCCGTCTGCATCGGCGCCTACCTGGGGATGGCCTACACGGCGGTCCAG CACTTCGACCTCCTGTACAAAACAGTTCAGAGACTGCTGAAGGCCAAGACGCAGTGA
- the NCLN gene encoding BOS complex subunit NCLN isoform X1, translated as MLEEAGEVLENMLKASCLPLGFIVFLPAVLLLVAPPLPAADAAHEFTVYRMQQYDLQGQPYGTRNAVLNTEARTIDADVLSRRCVLMRLLDFSYERYQRALRQSAGAVVIILPRAMAAVPQDVIRQFMEIEPEMLAMETIVPVYFAVEDDALLSIYEQTQAASASQGSASAAEVLLHTATANGFQMVTSGVQSKAVSDWLITSVEGRLTGLGGEDLPTIVIVAHYDAFGVAPWLSHGADSNGSGISVLLELTRLFSRLYTYKRTHAAYNLLFFASGGGKFNYQGTKRWLEDNLDHTDSSLLQDNVAFVLCLDTLGRGDSLHLHVSKPPREGTLQHSFLRELETVAAHQFPEVRFSMVHKKINLAEDILAWEHERFAIRRLPAFTLSHLESHRDGQRSSIMDVRSRVDSKTLTRNTRLIAEALTRVIYNLTEKGTPPDMPVFTEQMQIQQEQLDSVMDWLTTQPRAAQLVGKDGPLLSTLEHYLSHYLKEVRPHHVKADKRDPEFVFYDQLKQVMNAYRVKPAIFDLLLAVCIGAYLGMAYTAVQVSRGLGEARPLRRPLGRPEGLPAGGVARPHWSPPAAPSTSTSCTKQFRDC; from the exons ATGCTGGAGGAAGCAGGAGAGGTGCTGGAGAACATGCTGAAGGCGTCGTGCCTGCCGCTCGGCTTCATCGTCTTCCTGCCCGCCGTGCTGCTGCTCGTGGCGCCGCCGCTGCCCGCCGCCGACGCGGCTCACGAGTTCACCGTGTATCGCATGCAGCAGTACGACCTGCAGGGACAGCCCTACG GCACGCGGAACGCGGTGCTGAACACGGAGGCGCGCACCATTGACGCGGACGTGCTGAGCCGGCGCTGCGTGCTCATGCGGCTGCTGGACTTCTCGTACGAGCGCTACCAGCGCGCCCTACGCCAGTCGGCCGGTGCCGTGGTCATCATCCTGCCGCGGGCCATGGCCGCGGTGCCGCAGGACGTCATCCGG CAATTCATGGAGATCGAGCCCGAGATGCTGGCCATGGAGACCATCGTGCCTGTGTACTTCGCCGTGGAGGACGACGCCCTGCTGTCCATCTACGAGCAGACGCAGGCTGCGTCCGCCTCCCAGGGCTCCGCCTCTGCCGCCGAAG TGCTGCTCCACACCGCCACTGCCAACGGCTTCCAGATGGTCACCAGCGGGGTCCAGAGCAAGGCCGTGAGCGACTGGCTCATCACCAGCGTGGAG GGGCGGCTGACCGGGCTGGGCGGAGAGGACCTGCCCACCATCGTCATCGTGGCCCACTACGACGCCTTCGGGGTGGCCCCG TGGCTGTCGCACGGCGCGGACTCCAATGGGAGTGGCATCTCCGTGCTGCTGGAGCTCACCCGTCTCTTCTCCAGGCTCTATACCTACAAGCGCACCCACGCCGC GTACAACCTCCTGTTCTTTGCTTCTGGAGGAGGAAAGTTCAACTACCAGGGCACTAAGCGCTGGTTAGAAGACAATCTGGACCACACAG ATTCCAGCCTGCTCCAGGACAACGTGGCCTTCGTCCTCTGCCTGGACACCCTGGGCCGGGGGGACAGCCTGCACCTGCACGTGTCCAAGCCGCCCAGGGAGGGGACGCTACAGCACTCCTTCCTGCGGGAGCTCGAGACG GTGGCCGCCCACCAGTTCCCCGAGGTGCGGTTCTCCATGGTGCACAAGAAGATCAACCTGGCGGAGGACAtcctggcctgggagcatgagcGCTTCGCCATCCGCCGGCTGCCTGCCTTCACCCTGTCGCATCTGGAGAGCCACCGCGATGGCCAGCGCAGCAGCATCATGGACGTGCG GTCCCGGGTTGACTCTAAAACCCTGACCCGAAACACGAGGCTCATCGCCGAGGCCCTGACCCGTGTCATCTACAACCTGACGGAGAAG GGGACGCCCCCGGACATGCCAGTCTTCACGGAGCAGATG CAGATCCAACAGGAGCAGCTGGACTCGGTGATGGACTGGCTGACCACCCAGCCGCGGGCCGCGCAGCTGGTGGGCAAGGACGGCCCGCTCCTCAGCACGCTGGAGCACTACCTCAGCCACTACCTGAAGGAGGTCAGGCCGCACCACGTCAAGGCCGACAAGCG GGACCCTGAGTTTGTCTTCTACGACCAGCTGAAGCAGGTGATGAACGCCTACAG ggtcaaGCCGGCCATCTTCGACCTGCTTCTGGCCGTCTGCATCGGCGCCTACCTGGGGATGGCCTACACGGCGGTCCAGGTGAGCAGGGGACTGGGGGAGGCGAGGCCTCTCAGGAGACCCCTTGGGCGGCCCGAGGGCCTTCCTGCTGGCGGGGTCGCCCGACCTCACTGGAGCCCTCCCGCTGCCCCCAGCACTTCGACCTCCTGTACAAAACAGTTCAGAGACTGCTGA
- the NCLN gene encoding BOS complex subunit NCLN isoform X2: MLEEAGEVLENMLKASCLPLGFIVFLPAVLLLVAPPLPAADAAHEFTVYRMQQYDLQGQPYGTRNAVLNTEARTIDADVLSRRCVLMRLLDFSYERYQRALRQSAGAVVIILPRAMAAVPQDVIRQFMEIEPEMLAMETIVPVYFAVEDDALLSIYEQTQAASASQGSASAAEVLLHTATANGFQMVTSGVQSKAVSDWLITSVEGRLTGLGGEDLPTIVIVAHYDAFGVAPWLSHGADSNGSGISVLLELTRLFSRLYTYKRTHAAYNLLFFASGGGKFNYQGTKRWLEDNLDHTDSSLLQDNVAFVLCLDTLGRGDSLHLHVSKPPREGTLQHSFLRELETVAAHQFPEVRFSMVHKKINLAEDILAWEHERFAIRRLPAFTLSHLESHRDGQRSSIMDVRSRVDSKTLTRNTRLIAEALTRVIYNLTEKGTPPDMPVFTEQMQIQQEQLDSVMDWLTTQPRAAQLVGKDGPLLSTLEHYLSHYLKEVRPHHVKADKRDPEFVFYDQLKQVMNAYRVKPAIFDLLLAVCIGAYLGMAYTAVQLPRRSAGLGPGRGLGNRSVDEPPPWSRPRGPRGA, translated from the exons ATGCTGGAGGAAGCAGGAGAGGTGCTGGAGAACATGCTGAAGGCGTCGTGCCTGCCGCTCGGCTTCATCGTCTTCCTGCCCGCCGTGCTGCTGCTCGTGGCGCCGCCGCTGCCCGCCGCCGACGCGGCTCACGAGTTCACCGTGTATCGCATGCAGCAGTACGACCTGCAGGGACAGCCCTACG GCACGCGGAACGCGGTGCTGAACACGGAGGCGCGCACCATTGACGCGGACGTGCTGAGCCGGCGCTGCGTGCTCATGCGGCTGCTGGACTTCTCGTACGAGCGCTACCAGCGCGCCCTACGCCAGTCGGCCGGTGCCGTGGTCATCATCCTGCCGCGGGCCATGGCCGCGGTGCCGCAGGACGTCATCCGG CAATTCATGGAGATCGAGCCCGAGATGCTGGCCATGGAGACCATCGTGCCTGTGTACTTCGCCGTGGAGGACGACGCCCTGCTGTCCATCTACGAGCAGACGCAGGCTGCGTCCGCCTCCCAGGGCTCCGCCTCTGCCGCCGAAG TGCTGCTCCACACCGCCACTGCCAACGGCTTCCAGATGGTCACCAGCGGGGTCCAGAGCAAGGCCGTGAGCGACTGGCTCATCACCAGCGTGGAG GGGCGGCTGACCGGGCTGGGCGGAGAGGACCTGCCCACCATCGTCATCGTGGCCCACTACGACGCCTTCGGGGTGGCCCCG TGGCTGTCGCACGGCGCGGACTCCAATGGGAGTGGCATCTCCGTGCTGCTGGAGCTCACCCGTCTCTTCTCCAGGCTCTATACCTACAAGCGCACCCACGCCGC GTACAACCTCCTGTTCTTTGCTTCTGGAGGAGGAAAGTTCAACTACCAGGGCACTAAGCGCTGGTTAGAAGACAATCTGGACCACACAG ATTCCAGCCTGCTCCAGGACAACGTGGCCTTCGTCCTCTGCCTGGACACCCTGGGCCGGGGGGACAGCCTGCACCTGCACGTGTCCAAGCCGCCCAGGGAGGGGACGCTACAGCACTCCTTCCTGCGGGAGCTCGAGACG GTGGCCGCCCACCAGTTCCCCGAGGTGCGGTTCTCCATGGTGCACAAGAAGATCAACCTGGCGGAGGACAtcctggcctgggagcatgagcGCTTCGCCATCCGCCGGCTGCCTGCCTTCACCCTGTCGCATCTGGAGAGCCACCGCGATGGCCAGCGCAGCAGCATCATGGACGTGCG GTCCCGGGTTGACTCTAAAACCCTGACCCGAAACACGAGGCTCATCGCCGAGGCCCTGACCCGTGTCATCTACAACCTGACGGAGAAG GGGACGCCCCCGGACATGCCAGTCTTCACGGAGCAGATG CAGATCCAACAGGAGCAGCTGGACTCGGTGATGGACTGGCTGACCACCCAGCCGCGGGCCGCGCAGCTGGTGGGCAAGGACGGCCCGCTCCTCAGCACGCTGGAGCACTACCTCAGCCACTACCTGAAGGAGGTCAGGCCGCACCACGTCAAGGCCGACAAGCG GGACCCTGAGTTTGTCTTCTACGACCAGCTGAAGCAGGTGATGAACGCCTACAG ggtcaaGCCGGCCATCTTCGACCTGCTTCTGGCCGTCTGCATCGGCGCCTACCTGGGGATGGCCTACACGGCGGTCCAG CTCCCTCGGAGGAGCGCTGGTCTGGGGCCTGGCCGCGGACTCGGGAACAGAAGTGTGGATGAGCCCCCGCCCTGGAGTCGGCCCCGTGGCCCTCGGGGCGCGTAA